One Deltaproteobacteria bacterium GWA2_45_12 genomic window carries:
- a CDS encoding 3-octaprenyl-4-hydroxybenzoate carboxy-lyase: MKIVVAITGASGSIYARQVLQFLKETRHEVFVVCSDNGAAIFKDETGLNIHEFGFVLCDNKNFNVPFVSGSARFDAMVVIPCSMGTLGRIAHGVSGDVITRAADVFLKEKRKLILVPRDTPFSLIHIENLKLLSLAGATIIPAIPSYYSHPQTVDALAATVTARVLDHLGFENHLMKRWKEE; this comes from the coding sequence ATGAAAATTGTTGTTGCCATTACGGGGGCCAGTGGATCCATTTATGCCAGGCAGGTTCTTCAATTTTTAAAGGAAACCAGACACGAAGTTTTTGTCGTCTGTTCTGATAATGGGGCAGCCATTTTTAAAGATGAAACAGGCTTAAACATCCACGAGTTTGGTTTTGTCCTTTGTGACAATAAAAATTTTAACGTTCCTTTTGTTTCCGGTTCAGCCCGATTTGATGCCATGGTTGTTATTCCCTGCAGCATGGGAACTTTGGGACGCATCGCCCATGGGGTTTCTGGTGATGTCATTACCCGGGCTGCCGATGTTTTCTTGAAAGAAAAACGAAAACTTATTCTGGTTCCAAGAGATACCCCTTTTTCCCTCATCCACATTGAAAATTTGAAATTGTTATCCCTGGCTGGAGCCACCATTATCCCCGCCATTCCTTCTTATTATAGCCACCCACAAACTGTAGATGCCTTGGCAGCCACGGTCACGGCAAGAGTACTGGATCATTTGGGCTTTGAGAACCATCTCATGAAACGCTGGAAGGAAGAATGA